The Hypanus sabinus isolate sHypSab1 chromosome 5, sHypSab1.hap1, whole genome shotgun sequence genome has a segment encoding these proteins:
- the LOC132394200 gene encoding uncharacterized protein LOC132394200 codes for MVAVKGIGKGTETVPLHRIILNCELVSGPVEMGVRSEFPRTDADVLLGNDLAGGKVWSAMKLTRQQVEAPPLDPKIYPACAITRSMSRKAAENESSLNPASIELAETFLPTLYHEGLDGGKTKSSKVKESKGEEADLPLARRKVLEARNKDEKQIELLKGPGLDMDDLSGLAELCEEVENSKGVADNEMRAVLDEKGALTLKKSAGLADEVVSARGGACFQCLLTEVKLSVS; via the exons atggtagctgtgaaaggaataggaaaagggacggaaacggtgcccttgcataggatcattctgaattgtgagctggtatctggaccagttgaaatgggggtgcgatcagaattcccaagaactgacgcggacgtccttctgggtaatgatttagccggtggtaaggtttggtcagcaatgaagctgacgagaCAGCAGGTGGAGGCTCCGCCCCTAGATCCCAAGATCTATCcagcatgcgcgatcactcgcagcatgtcgagaaaggcagctgagaacgagagcagtttaaatccggccagtatcgagttggccgagacgtttttaccaaccctgtaccacgagggtttagatgGTGGTAAAAccaagagtagtaaagtgaaagagagtaagggagaggaggcagacctgcccttagcgaggagaaaagttctagaggcacgaaataaagatgagaaacagatagagctgttaaaaggtccaggattggacatggatgatctgtctggtttggcagaactgtgtGAAGAAgtggaaaattctaaaggtgtcgccgataatgaaatgagggcagtcctagatgaaaagggtgccctcaccttgaagaagtctgctgggttggcagatgaggttgtttcagcccgcggag GTGCTTGCTTTCAGTGCCTCTTGACAGAGGTGAAGCTGAGCGTCTCCTAG